One window from the genome of Dyadobacter sp. CECT 9275 encodes:
- a CDS encoding amidohydrolase family protein, with the protein MLKLIGYTFLSVILVCYAHAQKPDSLLLKNYRPKSIYKIPVTRITRARFPVIDMHAHQTEAKTDAEIREWVGRMDRLGIEKTIVLTMLTGAAFDSVYKMYAPYGERFELWCGFDYTGYNEPGWSARAVKELERCARVGARGVGELGDKGLGELFSEPVQAYGMHIDDLRMKPLFQKCGELKMPVNVHVAEPMWMYEPMDSTNDGLMNAYDWKVDQTKPGFMGHSGLIQTLENVVRDNPGTTFIACHLANCEYDLSILGRLLSKYKNLYADFAARYAEVAPIPRYMHTFFEKYQDKLLYGTDMRATYEMYEMTFRILETRDEHFYAIDLTGYHWPLQGFGLPDEVLKKIYKANASRILRRK; encoded by the coding sequence ATGTTGAAACTTATCGGTTATACCTTCCTGTCTGTGATACTGGTGTGTTATGCGCACGCACAAAAGCCAGACTCCCTGCTGCTGAAAAACTACAGACCTAAGTCCATTTACAAAATACCGGTCACCAGAATTACCAGAGCCAGATTTCCGGTAATTGACATGCACGCACATCAGACAGAGGCGAAAACGGATGCGGAAATAAGGGAATGGGTTGGCCGGATGGACAGGCTGGGTATTGAGAAGACAATCGTTCTTACCATGCTGACCGGTGCAGCCTTTGACTCAGTATACAAGATGTATGCTCCTTATGGTGAGCGGTTTGAGCTGTGGTGTGGGTTTGATTATACCGGATATAACGAGCCGGGATGGAGCGCGCGGGCGGTGAAAGAGCTTGAACGCTGTGCCAGAGTGGGAGCCCGGGGAGTGGGCGAGCTGGGAGACAAAGGGTTGGGTGAACTTTTCTCGGAACCGGTTCAGGCCTATGGTATGCATATCGACGACCTGCGTATGAAGCCATTGTTTCAGAAATGCGGTGAGTTGAAAATGCCGGTGAATGTGCATGTCGCGGAACCGATGTGGATGTATGAGCCCATGGACTCTACCAACGATGGGCTGATGAATGCGTATGACTGGAAAGTTGACCAAACCAAACCTGGGTTTATGGGCCATTCCGGGTTGATACAGACCCTTGAAAATGTGGTAAGGGACAATCCGGGCACGACATTTATTGCCTGCCACCTGGCCAACTGCGAATACGATCTCAGTATTTTGGGCCGGTTATTGTCTAAGTACAAAAATCTTTATGCAGATTTCGCTGCCAGATATGCAGAGGTGGCACCAATTCCCAGATATATGCATACCTTCTTTGAGAAATACCAGGACAAACTGCTGTACGGAACTGACATGCGGGCTACGTATGAAATGTACGAGATGACGTTCAGAATACTGGAAACCAGGGACGAGCATTTTTATGCGATCGATCTTACCGGTTATCATTGGCCGTTGCAGGGCTTCGGACTGCCGGATGAAGTATTAAAGAAGATATATAAAGCCAACGCATCCAGGATTTTGCGCAGGAAATAA
- a CDS encoding RagB/SusD family nutrient uptake outer membrane protein, translating to MKKNIIYSSRSFIALLCMIVGFSCQSLEESPEGISTPQNFYATVGQCEAAYAGSMNALFVTWGGYQGLPSFPDGQFEGTSLDFGATSFNDLWNWHYKSIANINSVLKAVKGGSLAGNPQDAIDNVIAQGRFLRAFNYFTLVRLYGKIPYITEDTPDPVSTPLTPESRLEVAKVYDLLQADLVYAAEHLGDYDAAVQGKPNKWTAKGYLAKVYLTRATAPLNQTDYYAKARDMADDVIKNGPYKLLPSFQDVFKTSNNHSLEVMFAFHTTSQTPYMPGNAWAPSEMDGWSGGAVKIYWASNIYPEQPRKHNYLLLDFTSDIYDPSAPMINWSKSADGVPYIGKFNMPNLTYDQQVGGGDAGIEMKLLRFADLLLIYAEAANMAAGAPTQLAVDRLNMIINRANAGTGTEALATMTMTKAQFDQKVIDERSFELCFENDRYFDVLRKRILQQVNLPDNAQGYDENDYLLPIPALDAKAIGQNPGY from the coding sequence ATGAAAAAGAACATAATTTATTCCAGCAGAAGTTTTATAGCGTTGCTCTGTATGATAGTCGGTTTCTCCTGCCAAAGCCTGGAGGAATCTCCTGAGGGAATTTCCACGCCGCAGAATTTTTATGCCACCGTCGGGCAGTGCGAAGCGGCCTATGCCGGCTCTATGAACGCATTGTTTGTGACATGGGGAGGGTACCAGGGGTTACCCAGCTTTCCCGACGGGCAGTTTGAAGGTACCAGTCTGGATTTCGGTGCGACATCCTTTAACGACCTTTGGAACTGGCATTATAAGTCCATCGCCAATATCAACTCCGTTTTAAAAGCGGTGAAAGGAGGTAGCCTGGCGGGTAATCCGCAGGATGCAATAGACAATGTTATTGCGCAGGGACGTTTCCTGAGAGCTTTTAACTATTTTACGCTCGTCAGGTTGTATGGGAAAATTCCATACATCACAGAAGATACCCCAGATCCGGTATCCACACCTCTGACCCCTGAGTCCCGCCTTGAGGTAGCAAAAGTATATGACTTATTGCAGGCGGATCTGGTTTATGCAGCCGAACACCTTGGAGATTATGACGCGGCAGTACAGGGCAAACCTAATAAGTGGACGGCAAAGGGATACCTGGCAAAGGTATACCTTACGCGTGCGACGGCACCACTCAATCAGACAGATTATTATGCAAAGGCCAGGGATATGGCCGACGATGTAATCAAAAATGGCCCCTACAAATTGCTTCCCAGCTTTCAGGATGTTTTCAAAACTTCCAATAACCACAGCCTGGAGGTAATGTTTGCTTTTCATACTACCTCGCAAACGCCCTATATGCCTGGAAATGCCTGGGCACCTTCCGAAATGGATGGATGGAGCGGAGGAGCTGTGAAAATTTATTGGGCATCCAATATCTACCCCGAACAACCTCGTAAACATAACTATCTGTTGCTGGATTTCACTTCAGATATTTATGACCCGTCAGCACCGATGATCAATTGGTCGAAGTCCGCCGATGGTGTTCCTTATATTGGTAAGTTTAATATGCCAAATCTGACTTATGACCAGCAGGTAGGAGGTGGAGACGCAGGTATTGAAATGAAGCTGCTGCGTTTCGCAGACCTGCTGCTCATTTATGCCGAGGCCGCCAATATGGCCGCTGGCGCTCCTACCCAGCTGGCGGTAGACCGGCTGAATATGATTATCAACCGTGCCAATGCCGGTACCGGTACCGAAGCACTTGCCACAATGACTATGACAAAGGCGCAGTTTGATCAGAAAGTAATCGACGAAAGAAGCTTTGAGCTTTGCTTTGAGAATGACCGCTATTTTGATGTATTGAGAAAACGGATTTTACAGCAGGTCAATTTGCCGGACAATGCTCAGGGATACGATGAGAACGACTACCTGCTTCCGATACCAGCGCTGGACGCCAAAGCCATCGGGCAGAATCCTGGGTACTGA